A single Lactuca sativa cultivar Salinas chromosome 8, Lsat_Salinas_v11, whole genome shotgun sequence DNA region contains:
- the LOC111880323 gene encoding neutral ceramidase 2, with protein sequence MEFFQALIQKQHSIAWFWILLLVCVLNGKTTISASNYLVGLGSYDITGPAADVNMMGYANSDQTASGIHFRLRARAFIVAEPQGNRVVFVNLDACMASQLITIKVLERLKARYGDLYTEKNVAISGIHTHAGPGGYLQYVVYIVTSLGFVRQSFDVIVDGIEQSIIRAHENLHPGSVFVNKGEILDAGVNRSPSAYLNNPATERAKYKYDVDKEMTLLKFVDDQWGPVGAFNWFATHGTSMSRTNELISGDNKGTAARLMEDWFNQKRVSENENPRRVSNIVQVSQTNHHELLELASSFQSTSGQPTTKYLSISRRVRSVLRSADRPIFVSAFCQSNCGDVSPNVLGAFCTDTGVPCDFNHSTCGGKNELCYGRGPGYPDEFESTRIIGERQFKKAADLFNSAAEKLTGKIDFRHSYLDFSQLEVKKGGNESVKTCPAAMGFAFAAGTTDGPGAFDFKQGDNTGNPFWKLVRNLLKTPSQEQKDCQQPKPILLDTGEMKVPYDWAPSILPVQILKIGQMVILSVPGEFTTMAGRRLRDAVGAVFKGKVHVVIAGLTNTYSQYITTFEEYETQRYEGASTLYGPNTLSAYIQEFTKLATAIVTGKTVEAGPPPPDLLSKQIGLLPPVVVDSTPLGVKFGDVSTDVPRNSTFKKGETLTVVFWSACPRNDLMTEGTFALVELLQGQDTWVPVYDDDDICLRFKWSRPSKLSAQSHATIEWRIPQSTVPGVYRVSHFGASKSLFGSISHFSGSSSAFVVK encoded by the exons ATGGAGTTCTTTCAGGCTCTCATCCAGAAACAACATTCAATTGCATGGTTTTGGATCTTACTACTAGTTTGTGTACTGAATGGGAAAACAACAATCTCAGCTTCCAATTACTTAGTAGGACTTGGAAGCTATGACATCACAGGGCCTGCTGCTGATGTCAACATGATGGGCTATGCCAACTCAGATCAAACTGCATCTGGCATCCATTTTCGGCTTCGAGCTCGTGCATTCATTGTAGCAGAGCCACAGGGAAACCGTGTGGTATTTGTAAATCTTGATGCTTGCATGGCCTCACAGCTTATAACCATCAAAGTCCTAGAGAGGTTGAAGGCAAG GTATGGAGATTTATACACAGAAAAGAACGTTGCCATTAGTGGCATACACACCCATGCAGGCCCTGGAGGCTATCTGCAATATGTTGTGTATATTGTTACATCTTTAGGATTCGTACGCCAATCATTTGATGTAATAGTTGATGGCATTGAACAAAGCATCATTCGTGCTCATGAAAACCTTCATCCTGGATCAGTTTTTGTAAACAAag GAGAGATCTTGGATGCAGGTGTGAATCGTAGCCCTAGTGCTTATCTTAACAATCCTGCAACAGAAAGGGCAAAATACAAGTATGATGTGGATAAAGAAATGACACTTTTGAAGTTTGTAGATGATCAGTGGGGTCCAGTGGGTGCCTTTAACTGGTTTGCTACTCATGGGACTTCAATGAGTCGTACAAATGAGTTAATCAGTGGGGATAATAAAGGAACAGCTGCACGCCTCATGGAAGATTGGTTCAATCAGAAACGTGTTAGTGAAAATGAAAACCCACGAAGAGTCTCCAATAttgttcaagtttcacaaacaAACC ATCATGAGTTGCTGGAACTTGCGTCTTCTTTTCAGTCAACTTCTGGTCAACCAACAACCAAGTATTTGAGCATATCAAGACGTGTTAGAAGTGTTCTTAGATCTGCAGATAGACCAATATTTGTATCTGCTTTTTGTCAATCGAATTGTGGGGATGTGAGTCCAAATGTGCTTGGGGCTTTTTGCACAGATACTGGGGTACCCTGTGATTTTAATCATAGTACTTGTGGTGGGAAGAATGAGTTGTGTTATGGAAGAGGACCAGG ATACCCAGATGAATTTGAAAGCACGCGTATAATTGGGGAGAGACAATTCAAGAAAGCTGCTGATCTTTTTAACAGTGCTGCTGAAAAGTTAACTGGAAAGATTGATTTTCGTCACAGTTATTTGGATTTTTCACAGCTTGAGGTGAAAAAAGGTGGGAATGAGAGTGTTAAAACATGTCCTGCTGCCATGGGATTTGCATTTGCAGCTGGAACAACTGATGGGCCTGGGGCTTTTGATTTTAAGCAAGGGGACAACACT ggGAATCCATTTTGGAAATTGGTGAGGAACTTGCTAAAAACACCAAGTCAGGAGCAAAAAGACTGTCAACAGCCAAAGCCTATTTTGCTTGATACAGGAGAAATGAAGGTGCCATATGATTGGGCG CCATCAATTCTCCCAGTTCAAATACTAAAGATAGGGCAGATGGTGATTCTCAGTGTACCTGGAG AATTTACAACTATGGCTGGGAGGCGATTGCGTGATGCTGTTGGTGCTGTTTTTAAAGGAAAAGTTCATGTTGTCATAGCTGGTTTAACTAATACCTACTCACAATATATTACCACTTTTGAGGAGTATGAGACTCAAAGATATGAG GGAGCTTCGACGCTATACGGTCCGAATACTTTAAGCGCCTACATTCAAGAGTTCACAAAGCTCGCAACCGCCATTGTCACCGGAAAAACTGTAGAAGCGGGCCCACCACCACCGGATCTACTAAGCAAGCAGATAGGCTTGCTACCACCCGTGGTGGTGGACTCCACCCCACTGGGAGTCAAATTCGGGGATGTCAGTACTGACGTCCCTCGAAATTCTACCTTTAAAAAAGGTGAAACGCTGACCGTTGTGTTCTGGTCAGCGTGCCCTAGAAACGATCTCATGACCGAAGGGACATTTGCTTTAGTGGAGTTGCTTCAAGGGCAGGACACGTGGGTCCCGgtttatgatgatgatgatatttgCCTTAGGTTTAAGTGGTCAAGGCCTTCGAAGCTTAGTGCTCAAAGTCATGCTACTATAGAATGGCGGATCCCACAATCAACTGTTCCTGGGGTTTATAGGGTGAGCCATTTTGGTGCATCTAAAAGTCTATTTGGTTCGATTAGCCATTTTAGTGGTTCATCAAGTGCTTTTGTGGTTAAGTAA
- the LOC111880332 gene encoding cytosolic enolase 3, whose protein sequence is MSVQDYLDKHTLSRKIEDAVNAAVRAKTPDPVLFISNHMRKAVPSVITKVKARQILDSRGIPTVEVDLYTNKGMFRASVPSGAPTGMYEAIELRDGDKSTYLGNGVSKAVKNINEKISEAIVGMDPILQNQIDQAMIDLDKTEKKGELGANAILAVSIAACRAGAAEKDVPLYKHIAELSGRGSSVLPVPAFTLISGGKHAGNNLAIREIMILPVGAQRFEEAMQMGSETYHHLKAVIAEKYGAHGCNVGEDGGLAPDITSFREGLDLVMEAIGRTGYIDKLKIAVDIAATDFCIGSKYDLDFKSPRRSGQNFKSGEEMIEIYKELCRDYPIVSIEDPFDKEDWEQVKYFSGLGICQVVGDDLLMSNPKRVERAIQENACNALLLKVNQVGSVTEAIEVVKMAKDGNWGVVISQRSGETDDSFLADLSVGLGTGQIKAGAPCRGERLAKYNQLIRIEEEIGDQARYVGDDWRHS, encoded by the exons ATGTCAGTTCAGGACTATCTAGATAAGCACACGCTCTCTCGGAAGATTGAAGACGCTGTCAATGCTGCTGTTAGGGCAAAAACTCCCGATCCCGTTCTATTCATT TCTAATCATATGCGGAAAGCTGTTCCTTCGGTGATAACCAAGGTTAAAGCGAGGCAAATTCTTGATAGTAGAGGAATTCCAACTGTTGAAGTTGATTTGTATACCAATAAAGGAATGTTCAGAGCGTCTGTTCCAAGTGGTGCTCCTACTGGAAT GTATGAAGCTATTGAGTTACGTGATGGAGATAAATCCACATATCTTGGAAATGGTGTGAGCAAAGCTGTTAAGAATATCAATGAGAAGATATCTGAAGCTATAGTTGGCATGGATCCAATCCTCCAGAACCAAATTGATCAGGCAATGATAGATTTGGACAAAACTGAGAAAAAG GGTGAACTTGGAGCAAATGCAATATTAGCAGTGTCAATTGCTGCTTGCAGAGCTGGAGCTGCTGAGAAGGATGTTCCACTTTACAAACATATTGCTGAACTTTCTGGAAGAGGAAGCAGTGTTCTTCCTGTTCCTGCTTTCACGCTCATAAGTGGAGGAAAACATGCTGGGAACAATTTGGCTATACGA GAGATTATGATTCTTCCAGTTGGGGCACAAAGATTTGAGGAGGCAATGCAAATGGGATCTGAAACATATCATCATTTGAAG GCTGTTATTGCAGAGAAATATGGTGCACATGGATGTAATGTTGGTGAAGATGGTGGCCTTGCTCCTGATATCACCAG CTTTAGAGAAGGACTAGATCTTGTTATGGAGGCAATTGGTAGAACAGGCTATATTGACAAACTAAAGATTGCAGTTGACATTGCTGCTACTGATTTTTGCATAG GTTCAAAGTATGACTTAGATTTCAAATCTCCAAGAAGGTCGGGACAAAACTTTAAATCAGGAGAAGAAATGATTGAGATTTATAAGGAACTATGTAGAG ACTATCCTATTGTGTCTATCGAGGATCCATTTGACAAGGAGGATTGGGAACAAGTGAAGTATTTTTCAGGGCTTGGAATTTGCCAG GTTGTTGGAGATGACTTGTTGATGTCAAATCCTAAACGTGTTGAAAGAGCCATCCAAGAAAATGCTTGCAATGCACTTCTTCTCAag GTGAACCAAGTTGGGAGTGTGACAGAAGCCATTGAAGTAGTGAAGATGGCAAAAGATGGTAATTGGGGAGTGGTAATATCACAAAGAAGCGGAGAAACTGATGATTCTTTTTTAGCTGATTTATCAGTTGGTCTTGGCACTGGTCAGATTAAAGCAGGTGCTCCTTGTAGAGGAGAGCGCTTAGCCAAGTACAATCAG TTGATTAGAATTGAAGAAGAGATTGGGGATCAAGCAAGATATGTTGGTGATGACTGGAGGCATTCCTGA